From a single Kitasatospora azatica KCTC 9699 genomic region:
- a CDS encoding Fic/DOC family protein, which yields MATVELAILDAEPLPGSYNLAHLQAFHRRIFGNVYPWAGELRTIEISKGTSFCPSIHIASFAEDVFRKLADNDHLQGLERPAFIRGLADLYGDVNAIHPFREGNGRTQRAFLAQLAREAGYTVSWQDMDQEENIAASVASFNANNDLLERMLGGLVRPA from the coding sequence ATCGCCACCGTAGAACTCGCCATCCTGGACGCTGAGCCGCTGCCAGGCAGCTACAACCTCGCACACCTGCAAGCATTCCACCGGCGGATCTTCGGGAACGTGTACCCGTGGGCCGGGGAGCTGCGCACCATTGAGATCTCCAAGGGCACATCGTTCTGCCCGTCTATCCACATCGCCTCCTTCGCGGAGGACGTGTTCCGCAAGCTCGCCGACAACGATCACTTGCAAGGCTTGGAGCGCCCGGCGTTCATCCGAGGCCTCGCCGACCTGTACGGCGACGTGAACGCCATCCACCCCTTTCGAGAAGGCAACGGTCGCACCCAGCGCGCCTTCCTCGCCCAGCTTGCCCGCGAAGCCGGATATACCGTCTCCTGGCAGGACATGGACCAGGAGGAGAACATCGCCGCGTCAGTGGCCAGCTTCAACGCGAACAACGACCTGCTGGAAAGGATGCTCGGCGGCCTGGTACGCCCCGCGTGA
- a CDS encoding IS630 family transposase (programmed frameshift), which produces MRYADGGGLTASGRLRRETVRMQAAELFEQEVKPAEVARRLRVSGKSAYQWHQLWREGGVEALASRGPGGSRCRLSPRCLEKLAGYLDQGPAAHGWVEDQVWTAARVATLIGRKFHVSYSVSGATRLMHRLGFTPQMPARRAAERDEQAVTAWTEVTWAEVRARADCDGWVCFEDEAGFTRRPPRGRTWGRRGITPVVKVSGSRSGRVSVAGLIAVRPGSRTRLSHRIRRHTGRKGERRSLSERDYIGLIDGIHHLVKAPIVRVWDRLNTHVSHVMRELVAARNWLTVYILPAYAPDLNPVEWLWAHVKHSLANLSSVAVDRLEALVRNRLKRLQYRPDILDGFLAGTGLSLDLPPPSP; this is translated from the exons GTGAGATACGCGGATGGGGGCGGGCTGACCGCTTCAGGACGGCTGCGCCGGGAGACGGTGCGGATGCAGGCGGCCGAGCTGTTCGAGCAGGAGGTCAAGCCGGCGGAGGTGGCCCGGCGCCTGCGGGTGAGTGGGAAGTCGGCTTACCAGTGGCACCAGTTGTGGCGCGAGGGCGGGGTCGAGGCGCTGGCATCACGTGGCCCGGGTGGGTCGCGGTGCCGCCTGTCCCCGCGCTGCCTGGAGAAGCTCGCCGGGTATCTGGACCAGGGCCCGGCCGCGCACGGCTGGGTGGAGGACCAGGTGTGGACGGCAGCGCGGGTGGCCACGCTGATCGGGCGGAAGTTCCACGTCTCGTACAGCGTCTCGGGCGCTACACGGCTGATGCACAGACTTGGCTTCACTCCGCAGATGCCCGCTAGGCGGGCTGCGGAACGTGACGAGCAGGCCGTCACCGCGTGGACGGAGGTGACCTGGGCGGAGGTA AGAGCCCGGGCGGACTGCGATGGGTGGGTCTGCTTCGAAGACGAGGCCGGCTTCACGCGCAGGCCGCCCCGTGGACGTACCTGGGGACGGCGGGGCATCACCCCGGTCGTGAAGGTCTCCGGCAGCCGCTCCGGACGTGTCTCGGTCGCTGGGCTGATCGCCGTGCGGCCAGGCTCCCGGACCAGGCTGTCCCACCGCATCCGGCGGCACACCGGTCGCAAGGGCGAGCGGCGGAGCCTCTCCGAGCGCGACTACATCGGCCTGATCGACGGCATCCACCATCTGGTGAAGGCGCCGATCGTGCGGGTCTGGGATCGGCTGAACACCCATGTCTCCCACGTGATGCGCGAGTTGGTCGCCGCCAGGAACTGGCTGACCGTATACATCCTGCCCGCCTACGCGCCGGACCTGAACCCCGTGGAGTGGCTCTGGGCGCACGTCAAGCACAGCCTGGCCAACCTCTCCTCGGTCGCCGTCGACCGTCTCGAAGCCCTCGTCCGCAACCGGCTCAAACGGCTCCAGTACCGCCCCGACATCCTCGACGGCTTCCTCGCCGGGACCGGCCTCTCCCTGGACCTGCCACCACCATCACCCTGA